Proteins found in one Etheostoma spectabile isolate EspeVRDwgs_2016 chromosome 14, UIUC_Espe_1.0, whole genome shotgun sequence genomic segment:
- the snx10a gene encoding sorting nexin-10A isoform X2: protein MDSMLENLSKTEFISICVRDPRLHKDHLWQTHLDYEICLQTNSMCFRKKTSCVRRRYSEFVWLRDGLEQNAPIMELPNLPPRNLFFSPGNKEQVLQRMKGFQEFLENVVQIPLLLSDSRLHLFLQSDLSVTKMAKCASGKTRYTVAEAIQRSGSGCISRLEDKASFDSDCESCSSSGLGGSVDTPVR from the exons ATGGACAGTATGCTAGAGAATCTGTCAAAAACT GAGTTTATCAGCATTTGTGTTCGTGATCCAAGGCTTCATAAAGATCACCTCTGGCAGACACATCTCGACTACGAGATTTGTTTACAA ACCAATAGCATGTGTTTTCGAAAGAAGACTTCCTGTGTAAGGCGGCGTTACAGTGAGTTTGTTTGGCTGCGTGACGGTCTGGAACAGAATGCTCCGATCAT GGAGTTGCCCAACTTGCCGCCCAGGAACCTGTTCTTCAGTCCGGGGAACAAAGAGCAGGTCTTGCAGAGGATGAAGGGCTTCCAGGAGTTTTTAGAAAA TGTTGTTCAAATACCTTTGTTGTTATCGGATAGTCGACTCCACCTGTTCCTGCAGTCAGACCTCAGCGTCACAAAGATGGCAAAGTGTGCGTCTGGTAAGACCAGGTACACAGTGGCTGAAGCCATACAGCGTTCCGGCAGCGGTTGCATCAGCAGACTAGAAGACAAGGCCTCCTTTGACTCTGACTGTGAAAG CTGTTCTTCGTCAGGCTTGGGAGGAAGTGTGGACACTCCAGTGCGATGA
- the snx10a gene encoding sorting nexin-10A isoform X1 codes for MDSMLENLSKTEFISICVRDPRLHKDHLWQTHLDYEICLQTNSMCFRKKTSCVRRRYSEFVWLRDGLEQNAPIMELPNLPPRNLFFSPGNKEQVLQRMKGFQEFLENVVQIPLLLSDSRLHLFLQSDLSVTKMAKCASGKTRYTVAEAIQRSGSGCISRLEDKASFDSDCESSCSSSGLGGSVDTPVR; via the exons ATGGACAGTATGCTAGAGAATCTGTCAAAAACT GAGTTTATCAGCATTTGTGTTCGTGATCCAAGGCTTCATAAAGATCACCTCTGGCAGACACATCTCGACTACGAGATTTGTTTACAA ACCAATAGCATGTGTTTTCGAAAGAAGACTTCCTGTGTAAGGCGGCGTTACAGTGAGTTTGTTTGGCTGCGTGACGGTCTGGAACAGAATGCTCCGATCAT GGAGTTGCCCAACTTGCCGCCCAGGAACCTGTTCTTCAGTCCGGGGAACAAAGAGCAGGTCTTGCAGAGGATGAAGGGCTTCCAGGAGTTTTTAGAAAA TGTTGTTCAAATACCTTTGTTGTTATCGGATAGTCGACTCCACCTGTTCCTGCAGTCAGACCTCAGCGTCACAAAGATGGCAAAGTGTGCGTCTGGTAAGACCAGGTACACAGTGGCTGAAGCCATACAGCGTTCCGGCAGCGGTTGCATCAGCAGACTAGAAGACAAGGCCTCCTTTGACTCTGACTGTGAAAG CAGCTGTTCTTCGTCAGGCTTGGGAGGAAGTGTGGACACTCCAGTGCGATGA